In Thermomicrobiales bacterium, one DNA window encodes the following:
- a CDS encoding GAF domain-containing protein — protein MADDDVSTSSTSFALGAEQLLERIGQALVFEPRPEIVVRSALDALVSEVGATSAAVYFTDTERGVAHPAYTLNYPPEVLARVHDISLDVPAMSILAIETGEVIAIGSRAEAPPDIGFSLQLADVMGIRASAAVPLIAGGRTLGVLVFNLSEEHAFTDDEVRLLRHVGDQIAAAVERARLEDKLTRHAQEMDLLHSIAIAVSGETDLDAILKATLSRLASLITFAGGVIALVEGDDLVVRAAHDPFAPASEGRRRPRGIGLGWIVVETGEPILSNDVVADPRRARFDPSRQLPGSYMATPLVWRGKPFGVLQLAAEARGAFRPADLALLQTVGTLISGPIELAIRYQAEVALRQELNQTTARLAAILEHAPMGVFFFDREHRLAYANQACYDVLQILPKRELLLGRSWVELADMLASRRWAGQPDQLAGLIASTQSMRDDVMVDDFPLREPDQVLRRIAAPVYESGEFSGHLIILIDATAERLALRQAEQALALRDRFISIASHELKTPLTSIKGTAQLLLKLHGAGHLDLPRAMRSLATIDSQAERIGLLVDDLLDVSRIQAGRIELRKESVDLVAVVNSVVVSLPEEARRRIQLELPATLPGQWDRLRLEQIVHNLLDNALKYSPADADVVARLVRDGGDAVLTVSDRGVGIPTGDLPALFRPFARASNAADHDISGLGLGLYITRQIIEAHRGSIVVASSEGDGSTFTVRLPLA, from the coding sequence ATGGCTGATGACGACGTCAGCACATCGTCAACTTCGTTCGCATTGGGCGCGGAGCAGCTGCTGGAGCGCATCGGACAGGCGCTGGTGTTCGAGCCGCGACCGGAGATCGTCGTGCGCTCGGCACTCGATGCGCTCGTCTCCGAGGTGGGTGCGACGAGCGCGGCGGTCTACTTCACCGACACGGAGCGCGGTGTCGCGCATCCTGCCTACACACTGAACTACCCGCCGGAAGTGCTGGCGCGCGTTCATGACATATCTCTCGACGTTCCGGCGATGTCGATCCTGGCAATCGAGACCGGCGAGGTGATCGCCATCGGTTCGCGCGCCGAAGCGCCGCCCGATATCGGATTCAGCCTGCAGCTTGCGGACGTGATGGGGATTCGAGCGTCGGCAGCCGTGCCACTGATCGCGGGCGGACGCACGCTCGGTGTACTGGTCTTCAACCTGAGCGAGGAGCACGCGTTCACCGATGACGAGGTGCGACTGCTCCGCCACGTCGGCGATCAGATCGCAGCAGCGGTCGAGCGCGCGCGGCTGGAGGACAAGCTCACCCGCCACGCGCAGGAGATGGATCTGCTGCACTCGATCGCCATCGCTGTTTCAGGCGAGACCGATCTGGACGCCATCCTGAAGGCTACGCTGTCGCGGCTGGCGTCGCTGATTACGTTCGCCGGTGGAGTGATCGCGCTGGTTGAGGGAGATGACCTCGTCGTGCGCGCTGCGCATGATCCGTTCGCCCCGGCATCGGAAGGTCGCCGCCGACCACGCGGCATCGGGCTGGGCTGGATCGTCGTTGAGACGGGAGAGCCGATCCTGAGCAACGATGTTGTGGCCGATCCACGACGGGCGCGCTTCGATCCATCGCGCCAGTTGCCCGGCTCCTATATGGCGACGCCGCTGGTCTGGCGTGGCAAACCATTTGGCGTCTTGCAGCTCGCCGCCGAAGCGCGCGGTGCCTTCCGCCCTGCCGATCTGGCGCTGCTGCAGACGGTTGGCACGCTGATCAGTGGGCCGATTGAGCTGGCGATACGCTATCAGGCCGAGGTCGCATTGCGCCAGGAGCTCAACCAGACTACTGCCCGGCTGGCGGCGATCCTTGAGCACGCGCCAATGGGTGTCTTCTTCTTCGATCGCGAGCATCGGCTGGCCTACGCCAATCAGGCGTGCTACGACGTGTTGCAGATCCTCCCGAAGCGTGAGCTGTTGCTGGGTCGATCGTGGGTGGAGCTGGCTGACATGCTGGCGAGTCGACGCTGGGCTGGCCAGCCGGATCAGCTCGCGGGCCTGATCGCGTCCACTCAGAGCATGCGCGACGATGTCATGGTGGACGACTTCCCGCTGCGCGAGCCGGACCAGGTGCTGCGCCGCATTGCCGCCCCGGTCTATGAATCCGGTGAGTTCTCCGGCCACCTCATCATCCTGATTGATGCCACTGCCGAGCGACTGGCGCTGCGTCAGGCGGAGCAGGCACTAGCGTTGCGCGACCGGTTTATCAGCATCGCCTCGCACGAGCTGAAGACGCCGCTGACCTCGATCAAGGGCACCGCCCAACTGCTGCTGAAGCTGCACGGCGCTGGCCACCTCGATCTCCCACGTGCGATGCGCTCGCTGGCGACGATCGACTCGCAGGCGGAGCGCATCGGGCTGCTGGTCGACGATCTGCTGGATGTCTCGCGCATTCAGGCCGGCCGGATCGAGCTGCGCAAGGAGTCGGTCGATCTCGTCGCAGTCGTCAACAGCGTTGTCGTTTCGTTGCCGGAAGAGGCCCGCCGCCGCATCCAGCTTGAACTGCCAGCGACGCTGCCGGGCCAGTGGGATCGCCTGCGACTAGAGCAGATCGTGCACAACCTGCTGGATAACGCGCTGAAGTACTCGCCTGCTGATGCGGACGTCGTCGCGCGGCTGGTCCGTGATGGCGGTGACGCGGTGCTGACGGTGTCTGATCGCGGCGTCGGCATTCCCACCGGCGACCTGCCCGCGCTGTTCCGGCCGTTCGCGCGCGCCTCGAACGCCGCCGATCACGATATCTCCGGCCTCGGGCTGGGCCTCTACATCACCCGCCAGATCATCGAGGCGCACCGCGGCAGCATCGTCGTCGCCAGCTCCGAGGGCGACGGCTCGACGTTCACCGTGCGCCTGCCGCTCGCATAG